In Streptomyces sp. 71268, the DNA window CTTGTAGTCCAGGCCCTGGAACTGGATCTTCGCGATCTGGGTGCGGTCGATGCTCTCCTGGATCGCCTTGCGTACCGCCTTGTCCGCCAGGATCGGCGACCTGGTGTTGAAGTGGAGCGAGTACTCGAACGGGCTGCCACCGCGGCGGATCTCGGTGCCGTCCAGCCCCTTCACCTGCTTCAGGCTCTCGGCGTCGACCGCGGAGACGTAGTCGAGCTGACCGTTCTTGAAGGCGTTGATCCCCGCGGTCGACTCCAGGTTCACGTAGACGCGCTTGTCGAGCTTGCCTCTCTTGCCCCACCACTTGGGGTTGCGGACGAAGGTGATGTTGCCCGAGTGGGTGTCCCACTTGCCGACGGTGTACGGGCCCGCGCCCCACTCGGGGTGTGCCTTCTTCACGTACGCCCGGTTGAAGTTGTCGACCGTCGCCGCCTTCGGGTGCAGGAACGTGGAGAACAGCGTCGACCAGAAGGGGTAGACGCCCTTGAAGGTGATGACGGCCTGCTTGTCGTCCTCGCCGCGCGCGACGTCGGTGATCTGGTCGTAGCCGTCGGTGGTGGAGGCCGCGAAGTCCTTGTCGGAGCCGTTGTTGGCCTGCCACGTGGCCCTGATCGCGGTCCAGTCGATCGGTGTGCCGTCGTTGAAGGTGGCCTTCTCGTTGATGGTCAGGACGACCTTCTGCCTGCCTCCCTCGACAGACACCTTCACGTCGCTGAAGTAGTCGGGGTTGTACCGCACCTCGCCGGTGGGGGAGTAGGTGATCGCGTTCGCGTTGTACCAGGCCCACACCCGGGACGCCGTGAGCGTGCCGTTGACGTTGAAGGGGTTGCCCTGCTCGTCGAAGGTCCCCACCGTCGTGTAGGTCCCGCCGTCCCTCACCTTGTCGTACGGCGTCGGGTTGTAGTCGGCGG includes these proteins:
- a CDS encoding ABC transporter family substrate-binding protein yields the protein MRARLALPIALIAAISVTATACQSSSGSGAGGSDGKDTPSTASGAADYNPTPYDKVRDGGTYTTVGTFDEQGNPFNVNGTLTASRVWAWYNANAITYSPTGEVRYNPDYFSDVKVSVEGGRQKVVLTINEKATFNDGTPIDWTAIRATWQANNGSDKDFAASTTDGYDQITDVARGEDDKQAVITFKGVYPFWSTLFSTFLHPKAATVDNFNRAYVKKAHPEWGAGPYTVGKWDTHSGNITFVRNPKWWGKRGKLDKRVYVNLESTAGINAFKNGQLDYVSAVDAESLKQVKGLDGTEIRRGGSPFEYSLHFNTRSPILADKAVRKAIQESIDRTQIAKIQFQGLDYKEPLPGSAVLYSFQKGYQDNVSAVLKYGPDQAKKELDAAGWKPGSDGVREKDGKKLEIGYTLLGDGPLDKATAGALTAMLKPIGVRLTIEKADDADFANILNERKFDLILSGNRSMDPFGTRYLCDTYCSHRDSNLTGAGSPALDKEIRATANIADLDKQTAEVNRVERKALQEYAQLPLFSGPSTYSVKKGLANVGATIFHNPLPETVGWEKYPPGPAAPR